The window CACCACCACGCGGGATGGCGACGACGGCGTGCTTGCCGATCAGCTCTACGATCACCCGTCGGACTGGGACGTGGTGGACGCCACGGTGCGGGTGGCGGAGCGGCGGGGTGTGGAGCCCGCCCAGGTGGCCCTGGCCTGGCTGCTGGCCCAGCCCAACGTGGCTGCCCCCATCGTGGGCAGCACCAAGGTCGCGCACATCGAATCCGCTGTGGCGGCCGTGGATCTGGAGCTCACGGAGGAGGAGCGCGCGGAGCTGGAGGCGCCCTATCAGCCCCACGGCGTCCGTGGGTGGCTGGATGGGCCGGTGCGGCTTCCTGGGATCAAGTCGTAGATTCGCGACGGAGCGACGCCTCGGCATCCTGGAGCGGGCCGAAGACGACACCCGCGCTCCGGGCCGGCCCGGGCCGACCTCGGCGCCGGGCCTGATCCCCCTCGATCCACCGGAGGACCCATGCGCGCCGCCTTCGCTTCGTCTGCGATCTCCGCCTGCGTCGCACTGGCCCTGTGCAGCGCTCCGTCGATGGCCCAGACCCGCGGCGCCCACCTGGGTGAGCTGACCTGGCCCGAAGCCGAGGTCCGCATCCGCGAAGCGCCACTGGTGGTGATCCCGTTCGGCGGGGGAGCGAAGGAACACGGGCCGCACCTGCCCATGAACGCCGACGCCCGTGTGCTCGAGTACCTGATGCAGATGGCCGTGGACTCGACGGACGTCCTGGTGGCGCCGCCCATCCTGCACGGGTGGTTCCCCGCGTTCCGGGCCTTCCCGGGCACCGAGGTGGCCGACCCCGACGTCTTCCGGCGGTACGTCCACGAGGTCGCGAAGTCGGTGGCCGAGCAGGGCGCGCGCCGGATCGTGTTCCTGAACACCGGCATCTCCATGGCGACCGGCCTGCCCATCTCCATGGTCGCGCGCGACCTGCGGGTCCAGTACGGCATCCCCGTCCTGGTGCTCTCCTGGAACGACCTGGAGACGGACGAGGTGGACGCGATCGCCGAACAGACGGCCGGCGGGCACGCGGACGAGCTGGAGACGTCCATCCACCTGTTCCTGCAGCCCGATCTGGTCCACATGGACCGGGCGGTCCAGGACTACGGCGACCTGACGCCGCGCGGATACCCCGGCTACGAGCCCGGGCTGTTCTCGCGGGACCCCGACGACCCCGAATATTCCGAGACCGGCCTCTTCGGGGATCCCACGCTCGCGACGCGCGAGAAGGGGGAGCGCGTGCTGGCGATCCTCACACGGCAGTGGCTGGCTGCGCTGCGTGGGTTCTCGCAAGCGCCGGAGCGGGAGCGGCGGTAGTGGGGCCGATCCTCCGGCCCCACCGTCCACTCAGCCGAGATCCGAGAGCGAAGCGCCGAAGTTGATGTGATAGGGCTTCGCGTCGATCACGAGCGCAGGGACCGACTCCACTCCTGCTCGACTGGCTTCCGCGATGCGTCCTCGCTGCTCACCGAGATGCACGACCTCGACCTCGTAGCGTTGTGGATCCAGGCTGCGCGCGAAGGTCTCCTCCGCAGAGACGCAGACGGGACAGCCCGCATGGTAGAACGTCGCTCGGGTCTTCATGGATCCTCCGATCGGGACGGATCCGGGGGTCCACCTGGACCTCCGGCTGGTCTCCACGGTATGCTGCCGCCGCAGACGATCAACCGGGTACCGATCGGTCGGGTACGTTCCGAACGGTAAGGATTGTGGCACGATGGGAGCAGGTTCACAGGACATCCCACCGGTCGGGCATGCGCCGGTGGCGGCGATGGTGGAGAGCATCGTCGGCTGCAAGTGGTCCCTGGCCGTGCTGGCGGCGATCCGTGGCGGTGCGCGGCGGCCCGGTGAGCTGGAACGTGCGTGCGTCGGGATCTCCGCGAAGGTGCTGAATCAGCGGCTCCGCAAGATGCAGCGGTTCGGCATCCTGACGCGCCGGAGCTATCCCGAGGTTCCCCCTCGCGTGGAGTACGATCTCACGGAGTTCGGCGAAGCCTTCACGGCGCTCCTGGATACGATCGACGT of the Gemmatimonadota bacterium genome contains:
- a CDS encoding creatininase family protein, which gives rise to MRAAFASSAISACVALALCSAPSMAQTRGAHLGELTWPEAEVRIREAPLVVIPFGGGAKEHGPHLPMNADARVLEYLMQMAVDSTDVLVAPPILHGWFPAFRAFPGTEVADPDVFRRYVHEVAKSVAEQGARRIVFLNTGISMATGLPISMVARDLRVQYGIPVLVLSWNDLETDEVDAIAEQTAGGHADELETSIHLFLQPDLVHMDRAVQDYGDLTPRGYPGYEPGLFSRDPDDPEYSETGLFGDPTLATREKGERVLAILTRQWLAALRGFSQAPERERR
- a CDS encoding thioredoxin family protein — its product is MKTRATFYHAGCPVCVSAEETFARSLDPQRYEVEVVHLGEQRGRIAEASRAGVESVPALVIDAKPYHINFGASLSDLG
- a CDS encoding winged helix-turn-helix transcriptional regulator yields the protein MGAGSQDIPPVGHAPVAAMVESIVGCKWSLAVLAAIRGGARRPGELERACVGISAKVLNQRLRKMQRFGILTRRSYPEVPPRVEYDLTEFGEAFTALLDTIDVLELRVRRGEFES